Part of the Triticum aestivum cultivar Chinese Spring chromosome 4D, IWGSC CS RefSeq v2.1, whole genome shotgun sequence genome is shown below.
cgtgcatataacatctacgcatagacttggctcggatgccactgttggggaacgcagtaatttcaaaaaatttcctacgatcacgcaagatctatctaggagatgcatagcaacgagaggggagagtgtgtccacgtactctcgtagaccaaaagcggaagcgcttagtaacgcggttgatgtagtcgaacttcttcgtgatccaaccgatccaagcaccgaacgtacggcacctccgcgttcagcacacgttcagctcgatgacgtccctcgagctcttgatctagttgaggacgagggagagtttcgtcagcacgacggcgtggtgacggtgatgatgaagttaccggcccagggcttcgcctaagcactacggcgatatgaccgaggtgtgtaactgtggaggggggcaccgcacacggctaagacaaatcttgagcgcctttggggtgctcccctcccccgtatataaaggagggaggaggcggctgtcttagggggcgcgccaagcatagggagtcctactaggactcccaagtcctagtaggattccctttcctattcggagtaggagagaaggaaagagagggagagggagaaggaaaggggggccgcgcccccaccccttgtccaattcagtttgggcaggggggaggcgcgcgccacctcttggcccttctcccctctctccactaaagcccagtaaggcccattacttctcccgatgAATTcgcgtaactccccggtactccgaaaaatacccggatcactcggaatctttccgatgtccgaatatagccttccaatatatgaatctttacctctcgaccatttcgagacttcttgtcatgtctgtgatctcatccgggactcttaaCAAACTtaagtcatcaaatcacataactcataatacaaatcgtcatcgaacgttaagcgtgccgaccctacgggttcgagaactatgtagacatgaccaagacacatctctgatcaataaccaatagcggaacctagatgctcatattggctcctacatattctacgaagatctttatcggtcaaaccgcataacaacatacgttgttccctttgtcatcggtatgttacttgtccgagattcgatcgtcggtatcatcataactagttcaatctttttactgacaagtctctttactcgttctgtaatacatcatcccgcaactaactcattagtcacattgcttgcaaggcttatagtgatgtgcattaccgagagggcccagagatacctctccgaaactcggagtgacaaatcctaatctcggtctatgccaactcaacaaacaccattagagacacctgtagagcatctttataatcatccagttacgttgtgacgtttgatagcacacaaagtgttcctccggtattggggagttgcataatctcatagtcagaggaacatgtataagtcatgaagaaagcaatagcaataaaacttaacgatcattatgctaagctaacggatgggtcttgtccatcacatcattatctaatgatgtgatcccgttcatcaaatgacaacacatgtctatggttaggaaacttaaccatctttgattaatgagctagtctagtagacgcatactagggacactctgttttgtctatgtattcacacatgtatcaagtttccggttaataaattctagcatgaataataaacatttatcatgatataaggaaatataaataacaactttattagcctctagggcatatttccttcactttgtaCATCCCAATTTGCAATATACaacgagcatgagtaggattttacctcgtaCGCGGATCaatatgtggttggatggttaggaggacagtggtatagtcagcccactagggttcaaatcctggtgctcgcattattcctggatttatttcagaattttcggcaatgcacgttcagtgggagagttcccgtcgactacgaggtgcctgtggtgacttcgtcaatctcaagataatATCATGACTTAGTCtgtcgaaggtgctcataggggtaggatctGCGTATGTGTATTCACAGGGATGAGTGTATGCTCGTATATATGAGTGTCCTGGACCTGGGTAAATCTTTTATCCCGTTTCCCCTCCAACCTAATTACCTCAACAAGATACCGTATCGGGAGATCTGCGAGAATCATCTCCGACAACGGGTGTCTAGACCCCTGCAAACATCCCACGAGTTTGTATTTGGTTTACGGGATCTCAGACACCGTATCACGCCGCGGACGTTTGGATATTTATGGGCGTTTTGCTGCACGAGGTTGGAGTTGCCCTAGTTAGGACACGAGAaagtatttcaatttttttcccGAGTATACCAATAAAAAAATATCTCACTACAAATCAAATGTCAAATATTTGAGCACGGCAAACTAAGCTCCGCGAGGATGATAATTTTCTTTAACATGCATGACAAAATTTTATGGTGTTTAATTTTTCTTAACGAGAATTGGCATGCCTGCTAAAGAAAATCACCGTCCATCCGACAACATAAATTATCATAAAAAAGACGTTCGATTACCATGCTCAGATTTTATCATTTCAAGAAAAAACAATGTCTGCTCCATAGGCAGCGGTCGACTCCAGTGGAGATGATATGATGCATTGCATTTGCAGCAGGgaaggagaagagagagagaggacgggCATCATTACTGGGCCTGGTGCTCGCGCTCACATCAAGCATCAATGATGCGCGCAAAACCATTCGGGAGCGAGAGCTGATGAATGCTCTGCCCTGCCCTGCCACCCTCCTCCTACGTCAAGCTGACCCGCGTTGCTTCTCCGCGCCACCATCCCAGCTGGAATTCACTCCCCCCACCCATCCTGCCCCGGTTTCCGCGAGGAGAGAGACAAGCAGGCGTGCGTGCGTGTGGCCTCTCTCTctcgccggcgaggccaggcgGCGCCTGGAAATTACCCCGCTACCCTCACTCCGCGCGGCCCACGCGCTGGCGCAGTGCGGTGGAGCGTCCCGACGTCCCGTCGTCACGTCGAGGGGGCAGGAGCGTAAAATCACGGCGCCGCGCTCGCGCGGGAAATCCGGAAGGGGAGTGGCGTGGTACTGCGGCCCAGGGTGTCGCCCGTCCGTCCGTCCTTCCCATCAGAGAGCGTTTCAATACAACCACCCCCGAGAGGCCGAGACTATTGCCATCGTCGCGCCAGCAGCAGCTCTTCCCCCATTCCGCGTGGGGGCTAGGGTTTCCTTCGCGCTCTCCCCACCTCGCCCCTCGCCGTCGCCGACCGGGCCGGCGCCGGGGCCTCCTCGCCGCGGAGGGCTGGCTCCGGCCGGCTCGCGCCCGCGGGATGCGGCCGGTTCCGAGGTACAAAAACTCCCTCTCGCGCCGCTGTGTGTTGCTGTTTTTTATTCTCTTCCATGCCCGTGCGCTTATTGGTGGGCTGTTTCGGGCGGCGTAGCTTGCGGTGATCTCTCTGGCGGAATGTGCGGTGGCGCTGGGGATTTTTGTTTGTGGCCTCGATGGTTCCGTTTCTGAGATGGGGAGCGCCGCCGCATCAGTCTGGGAGAATGTTGGTACTCCGATGATGTTTTAGCGGTAGTACAAGCTGCTCGAGATCGTATTTAGGTGCGTTTGTGTGACATCCTTGTCTCTGTAGCGACCCCTGAAGGAGTTGCTGCGACCAGTACTCTGTTGCGCACATGCTTCGCGTTGTAGACTTGTAGGATCCTTGCAGTGTTGCTGCATGGGTGCATCCAGCACTTTGTAGTGAACCGTGATCTATCTAGCTGCGGATTACACAGTCAAATGCCAGTTGCTGTAGTGGTTGATTGGTACAATTAGCAATTGATTTCCTTGTTCAGCTTGCACATATTCAGTGAGGTCTGGGTTTGTCCGGCAGAACAAAACTGGAGAGTGCCTAGTTAATCCGGTAAAACCAAGCATGGAAAATGTGGATGTAAAATCCTGGCAGTTTAGCGAGTAATGCTTTCCGAGCAGGAACGCACATTCTCCAGTGGTGACCTTTCTCTGCTTTGTTGGAATACTGTAGGATGTACATCTGGTTACTAAAGTACTGATACATAATTCTATTGCTGGTTCCATGAGCCTAGTCTGAACTTCTCTGTGCTGTATGAATCTAAATAATCTGGAGCACTTCACATTACAGCATCATCTCACCTCAGCTTCACATCTGACTTGTGTAGTtaactattactccctccgtaaactaatataacagcgtttagatcactattttagtgatctaaacactcttatattggtttacagagggagtacctccgtcccaaaattcttgtctttgatttgtctagatacggatgtatctagggAGTATATAACAAGGTGTTTTGCACATTGTTTCTTGGTGGTGGGGTTGTACATGCTACCATGAATGCCAAATATTGCCTGTTGTCCTATATGAGATAAGATGCCATCATATGGCCTTTGGTACGCTTGCCTTTGATAGTTCTATGCAGTCTCACAATTTGAGTGAGCAATAGCTTGGGATGTGATTGAAGATGCAACTGCGAAATGGCCTTTGTTAATGGTAACGACTATAAAAGCAGATAATGACACTTGATAATTTGCAACTTGAAGAGAAAAACTATGGGGCTGTTGGTTTAATAGTTACTTTTACGTTTGTAGTCATAAATACAAGCGGCATACATATCAAAATTTTATGACAAGAAGAGTAAAGCAACTATTGGGACATCAATCTTGCACCCAATCAAGTCATTCTACATGCATCAGTTCACTTGGCTGTTCCAAACTAGAGTAAGAAATGTGGTAAAAATATATTCCAGAATTCACGAAGGACTGGTTGTGGCATGTGAAAATTATGATAATTGCCCTTATTGTATTGTATCACTGAGGTGTTAACTCTTTAAAAAAAAAAAGAGGTGTTGAAGTTGTTACGTATTGGTTGTAACGGAATTGGACCCTTCAAGCCTAGTGGTCAAATGATCAAGCCGAACTTAACCAGTAAAGTTCTCAGGCCATGCTTTTCTCCTGGACATTGCCTAAATTTGAAATCGTTAGTTGCTACTTCGGTAAGCTTGGTAAAAACCTTGTCTGCATGCTGCCCTTGTACCGTACAGTCCAAGCTAACATGATGCCTTTCAGTAGAACAAATAAAAACATAAGTACTTTGACTTTCAGCAAAAGCGGCATCAAGTCTAGCAGAATTACTTTTGTGAATTATTATATACCTGTTTATCCACATTATTCCTGAAGCTGCCCATTGCAAATGTTATTGCCGGTTATGTTTTTGTACAAAAATTGCTTGCTGCAGCCTTTTACCAACAGCACTTCATTAAGACATATCTGCTCTTTTGCAGTGTAGAGCAATGGGGAATGGAGCCAAGGCTGCTGATGATGTTAGGGAAGGGCAACTCAAGCTCATGGATCAATGTCTTGCCGCCACAAGCCTGGCAGTTGTACATACTGCTCTTCTTTGGGGCTTGGCAAACCTAATCTGAGGCTCCTCAGGCCAAGACCCAGCGCAGCGACTCCTCGTAAGAGGAGGCATTCGTCTGCACGTGCCCATCAACAACTCCTGCAACTATTCTCCACTAAACACCGATGACATCGTCCGGGCACTAACCTGTCCTGGATGAGCTATGGTGATACCTACCTATCGAAGTACTATTATAGCCATCACTAATCTTTCTTCCTTAGTTTCCCTCCATCTTCACTGCGGTTATTACCACTAATATTATGTAAGGTTTATTTTGGTTTGCTGTGAACCAATTTGGAAATTGGTGGATCATCGTGGTAGTACCATTTCATATTGTTGGATTCTAGATGTCTGTACTGACTTCTGGTGAACGAATGAATGAATGGCCAATTATATGACACCCCACTTCTGAACGTCGGTGATTTTGCTTGTTTACTGGAATCTTGCTGATGATACCTTGAACTAATGGAAGGTTATTGTTGATGGGAGTTGAGTTGTGTTGTAGCCGCATGAAAAAGCCTTCCGTACTGTTTTGTTTTTTGAAAAAGTATGTGGATTCATTATAAAGGTTCAACCTTGCACCATCGGACGACCACAACCATCATCTCTGCTTCTTTGTTGGAGCTGACTTTGATTTTGTCGATGAGAACCGGCTTCTTTGTCGGAGCTGGCTTTGATTTTGTCGATGACAACCATCTGAAGTACTTGACACCAAATCTTGTTGGCACGCACCtacgacgagaaaccctaaccttgtTGTCCGAAGGAGACGGCAGGAATCTACTCTCCATCGACTCCGTTCTAATGGACGAACTCGGATTAAAGCCCGGAAGACTAGCTTGAAGATGAAGCGTCGCCATCCGCTGAAACGCCACTTTTGCGGAAAAAAAATATCATAACCTAACTACTAACCGAAGCCGAGGCATTGAGATCCCCTTCCCCGACATCGGCGACCAAGTGACAGACAAATAGAAGACGGATTCATAGACTCGCCGAGGTAGCTTAGAGGTGATGAGTGCCATAGCCGCCGCAAACACGAGAGGGGAAATGGCCTTCTGTGCTGTTGTGTGCTGTCACATGAAGGCGTCCTAGAACCCGCCTTAGAACATTGCGCACGGGAAGCTTCATCGTGCACTTTAGCCACCCCTTTGCGTAAAAGCTTAGAGTACGCTTTCGGCAGGAAGTGCTGTTATTCGGAAGTACGCTTTCGGAATAAAGAAAGTGGAATCTAAACAAATTCGTACTCTTCCACACATCGCCAATCGTCTCGCCTCTCCCCTTCCTCTCCCCTCCCCACACTTCCAGAAAGGAGCCGGCGgcagcgcggcgagagctcggacCTCGGAGGAAGAGGTAGCCATGGCGACAACCGCGGCCCTCCCCTTCTCCTGCGCCACCACCCTCCAGACCCTGACCCGGACCCTCTCCCCGCGCCGCTCCCTCCTcatccaccgccaccgcctccgctccctcgccgccgccgcctccccgcggcTCCCGGACCGCGCccgcccccgcctccgccgccccgtctcggcctccgccgcgcccaACGGGTCCTCCTCCGCGGGGGAGTACGACTACGACCTCTTCACCATCGGCGCCGGGAGCGGCGGCGTGCGGGCCTCGCGCTTCGCCTCCACCCTCTACGGCGCCCGCGCCGCCATCTGCGAGATGCCCTTCTCCACCATCTCCGCGGACGACCTCGGCGGCCTCGGGGGGACGTAAGTGGACGCTTCTCCTGCTTCTGTGGTTCGTTTGTCGGCAGGAAGGTTTGGTCAGGCCGCGTGCGTTGCAGCGTATGTGTGCTTCGCCAAGTTTCTTCTGGAATGACAAGCGACTAGTGTTGAATGTGTTGCGCTGCACTggttagctactccctccgttccaaaatagatgaaccaactttgtactaactttgtactaaagttagtacatagttgactcatctattttggcACGGAGGGAGTAGATTGCTACCACCACCTCACTGTACGCCTTAGCTTGCTGAACTGGATTCTTAGAGTGAAGATCCCTAATATGCCATTCAGTTTTCATCACATTCGCGTGCCATTTAAGGGTTAGAGGCTACATGATGGTGGGGATGTTTGTTTCTGGTGATGTTATTGGTGCATGAGTGGTCTTATTATATTATTTCGACATGTACAGTTATCCTTGCTTTGAATTTTCTACACTAGTAAAGATAATGTTTATATGTGGACCATGTGGTTCAGACAGCTCTCCGAAGTTTTTGGGTTTCTAATTAATTGGTATGAGTAGAGGAATTTGACTGTAGGCAAGTTGCAAACTATTTCATGCTGCACCATCGTACTGTAGCCTATTTCAGTATTGTGGCATCATTTGCTGTTTCGATGGGTAGAACTGAACCCATGCGCTTGATAATTCTTAACTTTACTTTGGAGCAAATGTCATGATATTAATATAATTTCATTAAAAAATATTTCCACTGGAATCAAGAGGTGCAGTTGCAGTATGTAGCAAGTTGCGGGAGACATGCAGTTCTGCATTTATCTTCTTGCATTTTTCTCGCAATATCTTAGTTTGTCAATTATCATGTTTATGTGTCCAATATTTCTGTGTTCCACAGTCCACATCAATATTTACGATTGAGGACTATTTAGCACTAGGCTGTCAGTACAGTTTTGGCCTTCATAATTTGCATATCCTTGCTAGTTTTGTTATGCATATTGAATTCCTAACCTTTTATGCCAGAATGCATCTATAAGAACTTTATTTGTTTTCGTCACAGATGTGTGCTTCGTGGGTGCGTTCCAAAGAAACTGTTAGTGTATGCATCCAAGTTCTCTCATGAGTTTGAAGAGTCTCATGGCTTTGGATGGGCGTATGATACTGATCCAAAGCATGACTGGAGCACTCTGATAGCCAACAAAAATACAGAGCTGCAACGCCTAGTTGGCATTTACAAAAATATTTTAAAGAACGCAAACGTCGATCTAATTGAAGGCCGTGGAAAGGTTGGGCAATGTTTGTAAATCAGGTCAAAGTTGGGATAGATAGACTGCTTTCTGAAATGAATTCTGTTGGAAGGTGCAGTTactgatataatttttgttcaCTTGATACAGGTGGTTGATCCACATACTGTTAGTGTGGATGGCAAGCTCTACACTGCTAAGAACATACTTATAGCTGTTGGTGGTCGACCATCGATGCCAGATATCCCAGGAATAGAGCATGTTATAGATTCCGATGCTGCACTAGATCTGCCATCAAAACCTGAGAAAATTGCAATAGTGGGAGGTGGATATATTGCCTTGGAGTTTGCTGGCATTTTTAATGGCTTAAAAAGTGACGTTCATGTGTTTATTCGGCAACCGAAAGTTTTAAGAGGGTTTGATGAGGAGGTGAGCAAGTATTAAGAATAACATATAATAGTGTCAACGATAGATGAGGTGCCTTGTGCTTCTGACTTATTTTTTCAGTTTTGAACTTCAGGTCAGAGATTTCGTTGCTGAACAGATGTCTTTAAGGGGTATCGCATTTCATACTGAACATAGTCCTCAAGCTATAACTAAATCAAATGATGGTTTACTATCTCTGAAGACAAACAAAGAAACTATTGGTGGGTTTTCACATGTAATGTTCGCGACAGGTCGTAAACCGAATACGAAGGTTAGTAGTACCATCTGAGACATTTTGTTTTCGCTTAGTTATATCGTATATCACCGTTTTATGCATTCGTTCATCCTAGATCCTAACATAGTTGTTCTTGTAGAACCTCGGACTGGAGGAGGTTGGGGTTAAAATGGACAAGAAGGGGGCTATAGTGGTAGGTAAAATAATACGTGGCCTTCAAGTTCCTCTGGCTTTTATTGTCACCATGACATCTGGATTCTTTGTTATATATTTGTCCTTGCTAGGTTGATGAGTATTCTCGAACCTCAGTGGATTCAATTTGGGCTGTTGGAGATGTTACTGATAGGATCAACTTGACTCCGGTTGCACTGATGGAAGGTGGAGCATTTGCGAAAACTTTATTCGGTGATGAACCGACCAAACCAGAGTACAGGTATTTAATCATTTATCAACTCACAACCAGGAATCTTGAAAACCATATGGTTCAGGCAATGGTTGTTCTAGAAATGATGTATACCTTGTTAGTTGACCATGAGTGGCTACCTCTCCTGATGATAGTTTACAGGACCAGATTTGATTTAGTTTTTATTTCCttgtttttcctttcagaaagtATTGT
Proteins encoded:
- the LOC123098514 gene encoding translation initiation factor IF-2; this translates as MNALPCPATLLLRQADPRCFSAPPSQLEFTPPTHPAPVSARRETSRRACVWPLSLAGEARRRLEITPLPSLRAAHALAQCGGASRRPVVTSRGQERKITAPRSRGKSGRGVAWYCGPGCRPSVRPSHQRAFQYNHPREAETIAIVAPAAALPPFRVGARVSFALSPPRPSPSPTGPAPGPPRRGGLAPAGSRPRDAAGSECRAMGNGAKAADDVREGQLKLMDQCLAATSLAVVHTALLWGLANLI
- the LOC123098515 gene encoding glutathione reductase, chloroplastic gives rise to the protein MATTAALPFSCATTLQTLTRTLSPRRSLLIHRHRLRSLAAAASPRLPDRARPRLRRPVSASAAPNGSSSAGEYDYDLFTIGAGSGGVRASRFASTLYGARAAICEMPFSTISADDLGGLGGTCVLRGCVPKKLLVYASKFSHEFEESHGFGWAYDTDPKHDWSTLIANKNTELQRLVGIYKNILKNANVDLIEGRGKVVDPHTVSVDGKLYTAKNILIAVGGRPSMPDIPGIEHVIDSDAALDLPSKPEKIAIVGGGYIALEFAGIFNGLKSDVHVFIRQPKVLRGFDEEVRDFVAEQMSLRGIAFHTEHSPQAITKSNDGLLSLKTNKETIGGFSHVMFATGRKPNTKNLGLEEVGVKMDKKGAIVVDEYSRTSVDSIWAVGDVTDRINLTPVALMEGGAFAKTLFGDEPTKPEYRAVPAAVFSQPPIGQVGLTEEQAIEEYGDVDVYLSNFRPLRATLSGLPDRVLMKLIVCATTNKVVGVHMCGDDAPEIIQGIAIGVKAGLTKQDFDVTVGVHPTSAEEFVTMRSPTRKVRRKTAAEAESKDEVVAQK